In the Ursus arctos isolate Adak ecotype North America unplaced genomic scaffold, UrsArc2.0 scaffold_30, whole genome shotgun sequence genome, one interval contains:
- the LOC130542187 gene encoding ankyrin repeat domain-containing protein 26-like, with protein sequence MLRLEIGTINNQNREKEKKYCEDIAIIKEKNASLQKTIKLTEETLRKTIFLYSGQINALTAENTMLKSKSEGKEENKERLDAKVESCRARLASAIQDRDQIQTSKRDLELPFQRAKDEYVPVQEKLNFDVSNLKDNNELPSQNLSKGEGQLNTLEIELRHPRDALRENTLVLERVQGDLSHTQCQKKEIEHKHRNEQDKVNKYVGQQESLEERLSQLQSENTLFQQQLDDAYNKAASKEKIVINIQDQVQDILEKLQAESEKQGLMLEERNEELMNEFNLLKKRIY encoded by the coding sequence ATGCTAAGACTGGAAATAGGCACTATAAACAATCAAAAccgggaaaaggaaaagaagtactGTGAAGACATTgcaattataaaagagaaaaatgccagCCTTCAAAAGACCATAAAACTGACCGaggaaacattaagaaaaacaatattccTGTATAGTGGACAGATTAATGCTCTGACCGCTGAGAATACAATGCTAAAGTCAAAATCGGAGGGCaaggaggaaaataaggaaagactGGATGCAAAAGTTGAATCATGCCGAGCTAGACTAGCTAGTGCTATACAGGATCGTGATCAAATTCAGACATCAAAGAGAGACCTAGAACTTCCTTTCCAGAGAGCAAAAGATGAATATGTTCCTGTGCAGGAGAAATTGAATTTCGATGTGTCTAACCTGAAAGATAACAATGAGCTGCCTTCTCAGAATCTTTCGAAAGGTGAAGGTCAACTCAATACTTTAGAAATTGAGCTCCGTCACCCAAGAGATGCCCTCAGAGAAAACACTTTGGTTTTAGAACGTGTACAGGGAGACCTAAGTCACACACAGtgtcagaaaaaggaaattgaacaCAAGCATCGAAATGAACAAGATAAAGTGAATAAATACGTTGGACAGCAGGAATCCTTAGAAGAGAGATTATCTCAACTACAAAGTGAAAATACGTTGTTTCAACAGCAACTAGATGATGCTTACAACAAAGCTGCCAGTAAAGAAAAGATAGTAATTAATATCCAAGACCAGGTTCAGGATATTCTAGAAAAACTTCaggctgaaagtgaaaaacaaggtCTTAtgttggaagaaagaaatgaagagttaatgaatgaatttaatcttttaaaaaaaagaatttattag